The DNA sequence CCACCCGGGACtacttgtcgcgcgcggcggagaAGGCGGGCTTGGAAACCCCCACTTTATTTTGGACAGGTACCGCTCGCCGAAAATCGCGACACGTGGGGGTGCTGGCGAGTCTGTTTTGCTCTCGCTCGAGTACAAGCAGCCCTCGGATGTGGGGCTTGTTGGTTTACCGAATGCGGGGAAAAGCACACTGTTGCGCTGCCTCAGTCGTGCAGATGCCGAGATAGGCTCGTATGCATTCACCACACTGCATCCGAATCTCGGCGTGATGTGCCTAGATACCAACGGACGCTTGCTTGATGCAGATGCGCCGGAAGAGAGCATGCGCCTTATTGTTGCGGATCTGCCGGGGCTCATTGAGGATGCATCTCACAACAAAGGGCTCGGTCTCGAGTTCCTCCGCCATGTTGAGCGTTGTAGATTTCTTGTCTACGTGGTGGATATTGGCCCGAGCAATGCTTTCCCTATTGACCACGTTCTTATTCTCAACAAGGAGCTCGAAGCCTATTGCGAAGGGCTCAgccggcgcgtcgcaatGATTGTTGCGAATAAGGCGGACCTGCTTGCTACAGAAGGCACGCAGGAATCTATacaagccgcgcatgcAAAGCTATCCGAATTTCGGACCAAGGTCCAAGACCTTTACGGCCCTCAAAATGTTGCCGTCGTGCCTATGTCGGCCCAACGCCATGAAAATGTCGACCACGTGGTGCAGCTGTTGCAGTCGTTGGCCTCCACAGTGGCTTGTCAATAGTGCGGCGATGGTTGGTGGTGTGAAAGCCGCTTGTATGTTTAGTAATTATCTTGGTACCGCGCTCGTCTCCACGCCACATTCACTGTCCACCCCGACACGGTTTCCGCACCATGTCATACTTGCAGTACCCACGAGCGCTACGAGCATTATCTATGGGTGTACGACATACTCGATCTCGATGCGCTACAGTGGCGTATACGATGCCGCTGCGAAGTGCGAGCTCGATGCCGTCGGATTACCAGCCGTCCCCCATGTCTGAGTCATCCACGCCATTGCAAAAGCAGCGACTGactggcgcgccggacaCCACGAATGTCGAAGTACCCAAGGCATCGAAACCGGATACCATTggggagcggcgcagcgctgtaTCACACAAGTTACAgcaacgcgcgcaaaaaaaggCGGCTTTGATATTGACACCTCGCGCGATTGAGCGGATCCGTATGCTGCAAGAGCGTACCAAGGATCCTAAATTGATAAGGGTTGGTGTAAAGAACAAGGGATGCGCGGGAATGAGCTACCACCTCGAGTATGTTTCGCCTGGGCAGCAAGGCAAGTTTGATGAGTGCGTTTTGCAGGATGGCGTGGAAGTCTTGATTGATTCGCGTGCGCTGTTCAGCATCATTGGCTCCGAGATGGACTGGAAA is a window from the Malassezia vespertilionis chromosome 7, complete sequence genome containing:
- the MTG2 gene encoding [histone H3]-dimethyl-L-lysine(36) demethylase (EggNog:ENOG503NXIX; COG:S), which translates into the protein MLTEAVSTHAERKSNEHRNRKARHFMDKLLVQVQAGHGGDGCVSFHREKFVEMGPAAGGNGGAGGFIFIKADPSLHSLARVHKRVVAKNGTHGQGDWLHGRGAEDIAIHVPVGTTVRSIGRTLNEREASVQPYMRHVVSAKQRAAVTIDALDTPVLFDSRAATWRHFPRFEDENYARGHFAAAEEKFANELKAQQRFESKLAREKRSGASLSTYVEVEPSMVRDYTADAGWAIDMAIPTPPDHPGLLVARGGEGGLGNPHFILDRYRSPKIATRGGAGESVLLSLEYKQPSDVGLVGLPNAGKSTLLRCLSRADAEIGSYAFTTLHPNLGVMCLDTNGRLLDADAPEESMRLIVADLPGLIEDASHNKGLGLEFLRHVERCRFLVYVVDIGPSNAFPIDHVLILNKELEAYCEGLSRRVAMIVANKADLLATEGTQESIQAAHAKLSEFRTKVQDLYGPQNVAVVPMSAQRHENVDHVVQLLQSLASTVACQ
- the ISA1 gene encoding Iron-sulfur assembly protein 1 (EggNog:ENOG503P2UB; COG:P); the protein is MVVAYTMPLRSASSMPSDYQPSPMSESSTPLQKQRLTGAPDTTNVEVPKASKPDTIGERRSAVSHKLQQRAQKKAALILTPRAIERIRMLQERTKDPKLIRVGVKNKGCAGMSYHLEYVSPGQQGKFDECVLQDGVEVLIDSRALFSIIGSEMDWKEDQLSAKFVFSNPNIKDACGCGESFMI